The Lycium ferocissimum isolate CSIRO_LF1 chromosome 10, AGI_CSIRO_Lferr_CH_V1, whole genome shotgun sequence genome window below encodes:
- the LOC132034964 gene encoding uncharacterized protein LOC132034964 — MTSRMSKDIVNSCANETVNAIIEDLNGDYFGILVDESLRIYMPKVIERSDLFFAFRPFFGRSQIRGQGYDGASNMQGEINGLKTLILKDNSSAYCVHCFAHQLQLTLVAVAKKHHDVNNFFDILANVLNIVGGSFKRREMLRDDQFEKLEELLVLGEVHTGSGLNQELGLQRPGDTRWGSHFKTVRNFISLFSSIVHVLGVLANEGANYHEKAKAKV; from the exons ATGACTTCTCGAATGTCAAAAGACATTGTGAATTCTTGTGCAAATGAAACGGTGAATGCAATTATTGAAGACTTGAACGGAGATTACTTTGGGATATTGGTTGATGAGTCCCTAAGGAT ATACATGCCAAAAGTCATTGAAAGAAGCGATCTATTCTTTGCTTTTAGACCATTCTTTGGTCGATCTCAAATACGGGGACAAGGTTATGATGGAGCTAGTAACATGCAAGGAGAAATTAATGGTCTTAAAACTCTTATTCTGAAAGATAATTCTTCGGCATATTGCGTACATTGCTTTGCTCATCAATTGCAATTGACTCTTGTAGCCGTTGCAAAAAAACATCATGatgtgaataatttttttgacatTCTTGCCAATGTTTTAAATATCGTTGGAGGTTCTTTTAAGCGTAGGGAGATGCTTCGAGatgatcaatttgaaaaattagAGGAATTACTAGTGCTCGGTGAAGTTCATACGGGAAGTGGAttaaatcaagaacttggactTCAAAGGCCTGGTGATACCCGTTGGGGATCTCATTTTAAGACGGTACGTAACTTCATTTCCTTATTCTCATCAATTGTGCATGTACTTGGAGTTCTTGCAAATGAGGGTGCAAATTATCATGAGAAAGCAAAGGCAAAAGTCTAG